The Acidobacteriota bacterium region CTAAGCCGTATTGGGTTCTCGAGGCTTGAATCCGCCTAGATCGAGATTGAATTACCTTTTTGACGAAGCGGAGGATTCGTGCCAAAGCGAACTGTTTCGATGTTAAGCCCTTTGATACGCATCGAAAATCTTGCGACGGAGGATTCTGAGTTGATCGTATCGTGCTTTCTAGGTTGGCTCTCAAGCAGCCCTGAATCGCTCATATCGGACCTCAAGCAATGCCCGATTTGGCTTTTCACTACTGCGGAACGGTGTGATGATTCGCGTTCGGTGCATTTCTTTTAACCCATGCTGAAGCATCGGCCCGTCGATTTCTTCCAAGATATCGTCGCGGATTTCCGCAACAAGATCCGGTGTGATTCCCAAGATGTTGGCGTCAAATGCCGCGTGATGCAATTTGCAGAGCGCGAGACCGTTGCTTACGATTGGTTCGCCTTGATCCTCCGTGTCCGGAATAATGTGGGCCGCGTCCAATAAATTTGAGTGTCGAAGTCTACACAATGCGCATGAAGATTTGTACGCTCGAAGCACTCGATCACGGAATACTCTCTGGTGGAGCCTTATCCGCACTTCAGCCGTCTTGTATCGCCGTCGAAAAATATCATGGGGGTTGTCGGCGGACCGGATGTCTTCTAATTGTAATTGACTTCTTTCATCAAACGTCACACCAAATGTTAGTTCTTGGGGCGTGTCGACGACGACAAAAACCGGCCATTGCGCAACGTACGCACCGGGAATCGTACCGTGGAAATAAATCAAAGGAAGACCACGCCGACAAGTTTCCCGAAGGCCAACGTTATCTCGATGATTTACGTCGTTACCGCGATATCGATACTTCAAGATTCCTTCGGTAATGAGATTATTGATCGTATGGACGGCGGTTTTGTCGCCTCGCCGCGAAAATCGATCGGCCGCTGCCGGCGACTCAGGGGCCTCCGGCTCCGTCGGGTGCTCACGGTTCCGACGGGTGCGGCGCTGGGGCTGAGGCTCGATCTGCCGGTCGCTACCGCTCCCGGTTCTGACGGGTGCGGTGCCGGATCAGGCAGGTGGTGTCGAATCTGCCGGGCTCGCGACCTGGTCGGAACCGGGAGCGGTAGCGACCGGCAAATTGGGACGCGTGGATACTTTGCTGATACCGTATGATGCGTTATCATCTCCTGAAACTTGATTCCTGACCACCAAACTCACTCTCTATGTGGAACGATACAGATATACCTCTCGCGGTGTTTTTCACCGTCCGTTGCTACGGGACATGGTTGCATGGTGATGATCGCGGATCTGTTGACCGAGATCATAACGGCTACGGAACTCCACGGCTCACCCCGAACAAACCCTGGAATGACTCAAAGCGCGATCAGATGAAACATGATCCGGTTCGCTTGAACGCACCGAGGCGTCGCTCCGTGCGCCGGGCGATCACCGAAACCGCGGAAAAACGGCGCTGGAAAATACTCGCGCAAAATGTCCGCACAAATCACTTTCATTGCGTGATCGACATCGGCGCAACAAAGGCCAAGCGTGCTTTGGGCGCGTTGAAGGCGAACGCCACACGCCAAATGCGTGAGGACGGTTGCTGGCGACACGAGCACAGTCCGTGGGCGGAAAAGGGCAGCTGCCGAAATCTCTGGAATGATCGAAGCATCTTCGAGGCCTGCGACTATGTCTTGAACGGTCAGGGAGATGAACTGCCTGATTTTGATTGGTGGTGATGCACCGCTCCCGGTGCGGCGGGCTGACGGGATGAAGGTTGGGTGAGAATGCATTTGCCGGTCGCTTCCGCTCCCGGTTCTGACCGCACGGCGCGTGACTGCGGGTTCGATGAGAATGCATTTGCCGGTCGCTACCGCTCCCGGTTCTGACTCGCACCGCTCCCGGTTCTGACTCGCACGGCTCACGGTTCTGACGGGCGCGGCGCGTGACTGCGGGTTCGATGAGAATGCATTTACCGGTCGCTACCGCTCCCGGTTCTGACCGCACCGCTCCCGGTTCTGACTCGCACCGCTCACGGTCCTGACGGGCGCGGCGCGTGACTGCGGGTTCGATGAGAATGCATTTGCCGGTCGCTACCGCTCCCGGTTCTGACCGCACCGCTCACGGTTCTGACTCGCACCGCACGGCGCGTGCGCGGCGCGTGACTGCGGGTTCGATGAGAATGCATTTACCGGTCGCTACCGCTCCCGGTTCTGACTCGCACCGCTCACGGTTCTGACTCGCACGGCTCACGGTCCTGACGGGCGCGGCGCGTGACTGCGGGTTCGATGAGAATGCATTTACCGGTCGCTACCGCTCCCGGTTCTGACCGCACGGCGCGTGACTGCCGAGCCATTCCGCACATCCGGGCGGCAGAGCCGCGGATTTGGTCAAATTCGGGGTGCGATCCGAATTAGCCTGAAAGTCGCGGACAGCACGAACTTTCGCGGATGACCCTTTCCGGCGGTAATTCTCGTGTTAAGATATGGCGCACAATAACTGCCCAAGGAGATTCTTCGGATGAGAGGTTTTGTTATGAAGTTCGTTGCCGTGATGTTGTTCAGTTTGCTCGCCGCGGGTGCATCGTTTGCGCAAATGCCGGTGAAAGCGCCGGTCGCATCCTCGATCGATAAGGGTGATTTCAAGGTCGGCTTTTCGCCAAAGACAAAGGCGCAAGATCCGAAAAAAGCGATGCCCGCCGAGATCGCGGAGGTCCTCAAAGAGATCGCGACGGCAATGAACGAGATAATCGCGTTGCCGTACGACGTTTTCCTAAACTTCGACACCTGCGGAGAGCCGAATGCATTTTACAATCCGGGGACGAAAGAGATCACGATGTGCTATGAGTTCATCTCTTACTTTGAGGAAACATACAAGAAGGGAATCAAGGACAAGGCCGAGGTCGACCGCCGCGTCGACGACGCCGTCGCGTTCTTCTTTTTCCACGAGCTTGGACATTGTTTGATCGACGCCTGGCAGCTGCCGGCGACGGGGCGTGAAGAAGACGCCGTCGACCAACTGGCGACACTTGTAATGCTCGACGGAACCCCGGAGGGCGTCGATATGGTCATCAGCGCCGCGATCTTTTTCGACCTCGTTTCGGCATCGACATCGCCCGAAGATATCGCTTTTTGGGACGAGCATTCGGTCGATCAACAGAGGATGTACGATACGCTCTGTCTGACCTACGGCAGCGATCCGGTGAAGAACAAGGGAATCGTGGCCAGCGGATATTTGCCGAAACAACGCGCCGAACGCTGTTCCCAGGAATTCAAACGCATCGACGGCGCTTGGAACAAGCTGCTGACACCGTATCTTAAGGTACAGTAAGCGATAGCGGTCGCCGGGAATCTTCTGGAACTTCGGAAAGCAACTGAGACCCGGCACCGGCCAAGGTGCGGGTCTTTGTCGCTTGCGGCTCAGTTCGGCTGCGTCAGCTCTCAACTATTATGACAATTTCACGCGTTCTTTTTATCGCGACAACAAGATTATTCAATTCGTCGAAAACTTAAATTAAAGGGAGAACTGCAAAATGGACGCTTCGTTGTTGAATGTCGAGGAAAATCAGCCCCGCTTGAAGGTTTCGGCCGCGGCACGTTTGATTGCGGCGTTTTCTTACACGATTCCCCTGATCGGCGGGGCTTTGAGTTCGTTTATCCTGTCAAGGAATCTTCGAGATATGAGCCTAAACGAAGCCGCCGGAATCGGTGTGGTGATGGCATCGATGGAGGAAGCCCGAGGCCCGGCAATCATCTCTCTTTATCTGGCGGCAATATGCGGAATCGTGGTGATCGTCGTTCTGGTTGTTCGAATGTTCGGTCAAACCAAAACCGCCCCGCCGCCATTTTGGTTTTTCGGCATTGGCGGCATTCTTTGTTTAGTTCCTGCCGGTCTTTTTTGGAAGGCCGATTTGCTGGTCCTCGAAGCGCTTAGTTTGGGCCGCCCCTTCGCAGCGGACGGTGCCGGTGTCGGAGCAGATATCAACGGGTTGGTGACTTTCAGCATTATTGCAGCGC contains the following coding sequences:
- a CDS encoding transposase: MWNDTDIPLAVFFTVRCYGTWLHGDDRGSVDRDHNGYGTPRLTPNKPWNDSKRDQMKHDPVRLNAPRRRSVRRAITETAEKRRWKILAQNVRTNHFHCVIDIGATKAKRALGALKANATRQMREDGCWRHEHSPWAEKGSCRNLWNDRSIFEACDYVLNGQGDELPDFDWW
- a CDS encoding DUF4344 domain-containing metallopeptidase, with protein sequence MRGFVMKFVAVMLFSLLAAGASFAQMPVKAPVASSIDKGDFKVGFSPKTKAQDPKKAMPAEIAEVLKEIATAMNEIIALPYDVFLNFDTCGEPNAFYNPGTKEITMCYEFISYFEETYKKGIKDKAEVDRRVDDAVAFFFFHELGHCLIDAWQLPATGREEDAVDQLATLVMLDGTPEGVDMVISAAIFFDLVSASTSPEDIAFWDEHSVDQQRMYDTLCLTYGSDPVKNKGIVASGYLPKQRAERCSQEFKRIDGAWNKLLTPYLKVQ
- a CDS encoding HNH endonuclease; amino-acid sequence: MLKYRYRGNDVNHRDNVGLRETCRRGLPLIYFHGTIPGAYVAQWPVFVVVDTPQELTFGVTFDERSQLQLEDIRSADNPHDIFRRRYKTAEVRIRLHQRVFRDRVLRAYKSSCALCRLRHSNLLDAAHIIPDTEDQGEPIVSNGLALCKLHHAAFDANILGITPDLVAEIRDDILEEIDGPMLQHGLKEMHRTRIITPFRSSEKPNRALLEVRYERFRAA